One window of the Salvia splendens isolate huo1 chromosome 1, SspV2, whole genome shotgun sequence genome contains the following:
- the LOC121749506 gene encoding protein RDM16-like isoform X1 gives MEKETSSRKRRESDSHRDRESSKDHRHHRSKHDDGRNRSDDHHRRRSDSRAEREGSRDRDARRERERSHSLERKRRKDRGESEERDRDVRRDRERSHSVERKKRKERSDSEDRSEKRTRVYDDNGRDRRRFEDVMAEEGEKDAEGLGFGGDTVNKGAKHEPRNGVATGPIVAPASTYPETIEARIDSPATKVSSISKTNENKGVNINRSHEVPGKSSTDGTTTDASASGGLSRDILAKAKLALQKQKELAERMKKISSLNRDVGSTGEGNQRVVDKGGAKTSSSVILPNPASAPASVPTEGVPSMPNPTALVQAGVSQISGLTAQNVEAVKRAHELAAKMGFWQDPEFATVFNAFPGQMPPDITIQQKPSKVPVLRLDALGREIDEEGKVVDIPKAQSLSTLKVNINKQKKDAFRILKPELDVDPETNPHFDPRVGINKNKLLRTKRPTMLFVEEGKWSKDAESIKLRSQFGEAKAKELKAKQAQLAKAKAEPDINPNLIEVGERVITKEKTKESIPDVEWWDVPFLRSGSYGDIIDGGIDAENIKMDKINIYVEHPRPIEPPAEPAPPPPQPLKLTKKEQKKLRTQRRLAREKDRQEMIRLGVLEPPKPKVKMSNLMKVLGSEATQDPTKLEMEIRSAAAEREQAHIDRNIARKLTPAERREKKERKLFDDPSTVDTIVSVYKINDLSHPQARFKVDVNAQENRLSGCAIISEGISVVVVEGGSKAIKRYGKLMLKRIDWTATVEKEDEEENDDEKAFNKCQLVWQGSVAKPNFNRFFVQECRSEAAARKFFSDHGVAHYWDLAINFTTDDPM, from the exons ATGGAGAAGGAAACCTCGAGCCGTAAACGGCGAGAATCCGATTCACATCGAGATAGAGAATCATCAAAAGACCACCGCCATCACCGTTCCAAGCACGACGACGGCCGCAACAGATCCGATGACCACCATCGCCGCAGGTCCGATTCCCGAGCTGAGAGAGAGGGAAGCAGGGATCGGGATGCGCGCAGAGAGCGCGAGAGGTCCCATTCGCTTGAGCGGAAGAGGAGGAAGGATAGGGGTGAGAGCGAGGAGAGGGATCGAGATGTCCGCCGCGACCGCGAGCGATCTCATTCGGTGGAGAGGAAGAAAAGGAAGGAGCGGAGCGATAGTGAGGATAGGAGTGAGAAGAGAACTAGGGTTTATGACGACAATGGAAGGGATAGGCGTAGGTTTGAGGATGTTATGGCCGAGGAGGGTGAGAAAGATGCCGAGGGTTTGGGATTTGGAGGTGACACTGTGAATAAAGGGGCTAAGCACGAGCCTCGCAAT GGGGTTGCAACTGGACCCATTGTTGCTCCAGCTAGCACTTACCCTGAGACTATTGAGGCTCGTATTGATTCTCCTGCTACTAAGGTATCTTCAATTTCAAAGACAAATGAAAATAAGGGAGTTAATATTAACAGATCTCATGAGGTTCCTGGGAAATCCAGTACAGATGGGACAACTACAGATGCCAGCGCAAGTGGGGGCTTGTCCCGTGATATTTTAGCTAAAGCTAAGCTAGCTCTTCAAAAGCAAAAAGAGCTTGCAGAGAGGATGAAGAAGATTTCTTCA CTGAATAGAGATGTGGGCTCAACAGGAGAGGGTAATCAAAGAGTGGTTGATAAAGGGGGAGCAAAAACTTCTTCCTCAGTCATACTGCCAAATCCGGCTAGCGCCCCTGCCAGTGTTCCTACTGAAGGTGTGCCTAGCATGCCAAACCCTACTGCTTTGGTACAGGCAGGTGTGTCTCAGATTAGTGGACTAACAGCACAGAACGTTGAAGCTGTAAAACGTGCACATGAATTGGCTGCAAAAATGGGATTTTGGCAAGACCCTGAGTTCGCTACCGTCTTCAATGCATTTCCAGGGCAGATGCCACCAGATATTACCATCCAACAAAAACCTTCAAAAGTTCCTGTTCTTCGTTTGGATGCATTGGGCCGTGAAATTGATGAGGAAGGGAAAGTCGTTGATATTCCGAAAGCCCAAAGCCTCAGTACTCTCAAG GTGAATATCAACAAGCAAAAGAAAGATGCCTTCCGAATTCTCAAACCTGAACTGGATGTGGATCCTGAAACCAATCCACATTTTGATCCTAGGGTGGGGATTAACAAAAATAAGCTTTTAAGGACTAAGAGACCGACTATGCTGTTTGTCGAGGAAGGCAAGTGGTCAAAAGATGCAGAAAGTATTAAACTGAGG TCCCAATTTGGAGAAGCAAAAGCGAAGGAGCTTAAAGCAAAGCAAGCACAGCTGGCAAAGGCAAAAGCAGAGCCAGACATAAATCCGAATCTGATAGAGGTAGGAGAGAGGGTGATTACCAAAGAAAAAACCAAGGAATCAATTCCTGATGTCGAGTGGTG GGATGTGCCTTTTCTACGTTCTGGTAGCTATGGTGATATAATTGACGGTGGCATAGACGCAGAAAATATCAAGATGGACAAAATCAACATATATGTTGAACATCCTCGACCAATCGAACCCCCGGCCGAACCAGCTCCCCCTCCCCCTCAACCATTAAAGCTAACCAAGAAGGAGCAGAAGAAACTTCGCACACAGCGTCGGTTGGCTCGGGAAAAAGATAGGCAAGAGATGATTAGACTAGGTGTATTGGAGCCACCAAAACCTAAAGTGAAAATGAGCAACCTCATGAAAGTTCTTGGATCAGAAGCAACACAGGATCCCACAAAGCTTGAAATGGAAATAAGAAGTGCTGCAGCTGAGCGTGAGCAGGCTCACATTGACAGGAACATCGCTCGTAAGCTCACGCCTGCAGAGCGTCgtgaaaagaaagagagaaagttATTTGATGATCCCAGCACGGTTGATACAATTGTTTCGGTTTACAAGATCAATGACCTTTCTCATCCCCAGGCCCGTTTTAAGGTTGATGTTAATGCCCAGGAAAACAGGCTGAGTGGATGTGCGATCATTTCAGAAGGTATAAGTGTTGTTGTCGTTGAGGGGGGTTCCAAAGCAATCAAGAGATATGGGAAGCTCATGCTTAAGAGGATTGATTGGACTGCTACTGTTGAAAAAGAAGACGAGgaagagaatgatgatgagaaagCATTCAACAAATGTCAGCTTGTTTGGCAGGGAAGCGTAGCTAAACCAAATTTCAACCGATTTTTCGTCCAAGAATGCAGAAGTGAAGCAGCTGCACGCAAATTCTTTTCTGATCACGGAGTTGCTCATTATTGGGATCTTGCAATCAACTTCACCACCGATGATCCTATGTAA
- the LOC121749512 gene encoding AT-hook motif nuclear-localized protein 19-like, giving the protein MTNRWWAESGGGGLPEAAGLDSSPAIRKPDLSIGMNEESEEPKEGAVESSARRARGRPAGSKNKPKPPIFVTRDSPNALRSHVLEVASGSDVADSIAQFARRRQRGVCVLSANGTVADVTLRQPSAAGAVALPGRFEILSLTGSFLPGPSPPGSMGLTVYLAGGQGQVLGGSVLGALVAAGPVMVIASTFSNAVYERLPLQEEEEGEEEAAAEQGGMQGEVGGQMSNENYANWSHGRNPY; this is encoded by the coding sequence atgacgaaccggTGGTGGGCGgagagcggcggcggcggtctACCTGAGGCTGCGGGGCTGGACTCGTCGCCGGCCATCAGGAAACCGGATCTGAGCATAGGCATGAACGAGGAGAGCGAGGAGCCGAAGGAGGGGGCGGTGGAGTCGTCGGCGCGGCGGGCGAGGGGGAGGCCGGCGGGGTCGAAGAACAAGCCGAAGCCGCCGATCTTCGTGACGCGCGACAGCCCCAACGCGCTGCGGAGCCACGTGCTCGAGGTGGCCAGCGGCTCCGACGTGGCCGACTCCATCGCGCAGTTCGCGCGGCGCAGGCAGCGGGGCGTCTGCGTGCTCAGCGCCAATGGAACAGTGGCCGACGTCACCCTCAGGCAGCCCTCCGCCGCCGGCGCCGTCGCGCTGCCCGGCCGCTTCGAGATACTGTCCCTCACCGGATCGTTCCTGCCCGGGCCCTCGCCGCCGGGCTCCATGGGGCTGACCGTGTACCTGGCTGGCGGGCAGGGGCAGGTGTTGGGGGGCAGCGTGCTCGGGGCGTTGGTGGCCGCGGGGCCAGTCATGGTGATCGCCTCCACCTTCTCGAATGCGGTGTACGAGAGGCTGCCGCTCCaggaggaagaggagggggaggaggaagCAGCGGCGGAGCAAGGTGGGATGCAAGGTGAAGTAGGTGGACAAATGAGCAATGAAAACTATGCTAATTGGAGTCATGGGCGCAATCCATACTAG
- the LOC121749506 gene encoding protein RDM16-like isoform X2: protein MGLQLDPLLLQLALTLRLLRLVLILLLLSTDGTTTDASASGGLSRDILAKAKLALQKQKELAERMKKISSLNRDVGSTGEGNQRVVDKGGAKTSSSVILPNPASAPASVPTEGVPSMPNPTALVQAGVSQISGLTAQNVEAVKRAHELAAKMGFWQDPEFATVFNAFPGQMPPDITIQQKPSKVPVLRLDALGREIDEEGKVVDIPKAQSLSTLKVNINKQKKDAFRILKPELDVDPETNPHFDPRVGINKNKLLRTKRPTMLFVEEGKWSKDAESIKLRSQFGEAKAKELKAKQAQLAKAKAEPDINPNLIEVGERVITKEKTKESIPDVEWWDVPFLRSGSYGDIIDGGIDAENIKMDKINIYVEHPRPIEPPAEPAPPPPQPLKLTKKEQKKLRTQRRLAREKDRQEMIRLGVLEPPKPKVKMSNLMKVLGSEATQDPTKLEMEIRSAAAEREQAHIDRNIARKLTPAERREKKERKLFDDPSTVDTIVSVYKINDLSHPQARFKVDVNAQENRLSGCAIISEGISVVVVEGGSKAIKRYGKLMLKRIDWTATVEKEDEEENDDEKAFNKCQLVWQGSVAKPNFNRFFVQECRSEAAARKFFSDHGVAHYWDLAINFTTDDPM, encoded by the exons AT GGGGTTGCAACTGGACCCATTGTTGCTCCAGCTAGCACTTACCCTGAGACTATTGAGGCTCGTATTGATTCTCCTGCTACTAAG TACAGATGGGACAACTACAGATGCCAGCGCAAGTGGGGGCTTGTCCCGTGATATTTTAGCTAAAGCTAAGCTAGCTCTTCAAAAGCAAAAAGAGCTTGCAGAGAGGATGAAGAAGATTTCTTCA CTGAATAGAGATGTGGGCTCAACAGGAGAGGGTAATCAAAGAGTGGTTGATAAAGGGGGAGCAAAAACTTCTTCCTCAGTCATACTGCCAAATCCGGCTAGCGCCCCTGCCAGTGTTCCTACTGAAGGTGTGCCTAGCATGCCAAACCCTACTGCTTTGGTACAGGCAGGTGTGTCTCAGATTAGTGGACTAACAGCACAGAACGTTGAAGCTGTAAAACGTGCACATGAATTGGCTGCAAAAATGGGATTTTGGCAAGACCCTGAGTTCGCTACCGTCTTCAATGCATTTCCAGGGCAGATGCCACCAGATATTACCATCCAACAAAAACCTTCAAAAGTTCCTGTTCTTCGTTTGGATGCATTGGGCCGTGAAATTGATGAGGAAGGGAAAGTCGTTGATATTCCGAAAGCCCAAAGCCTCAGTACTCTCAAG GTGAATATCAACAAGCAAAAGAAAGATGCCTTCCGAATTCTCAAACCTGAACTGGATGTGGATCCTGAAACCAATCCACATTTTGATCCTAGGGTGGGGATTAACAAAAATAAGCTTTTAAGGACTAAGAGACCGACTATGCTGTTTGTCGAGGAAGGCAAGTGGTCAAAAGATGCAGAAAGTATTAAACTGAGG TCCCAATTTGGAGAAGCAAAAGCGAAGGAGCTTAAAGCAAAGCAAGCACAGCTGGCAAAGGCAAAAGCAGAGCCAGACATAAATCCGAATCTGATAGAGGTAGGAGAGAGGGTGATTACCAAAGAAAAAACCAAGGAATCAATTCCTGATGTCGAGTGGTG GGATGTGCCTTTTCTACGTTCTGGTAGCTATGGTGATATAATTGACGGTGGCATAGACGCAGAAAATATCAAGATGGACAAAATCAACATATATGTTGAACATCCTCGACCAATCGAACCCCCGGCCGAACCAGCTCCCCCTCCCCCTCAACCATTAAAGCTAACCAAGAAGGAGCAGAAGAAACTTCGCACACAGCGTCGGTTGGCTCGGGAAAAAGATAGGCAAGAGATGATTAGACTAGGTGTATTGGAGCCACCAAAACCTAAAGTGAAAATGAGCAACCTCATGAAAGTTCTTGGATCAGAAGCAACACAGGATCCCACAAAGCTTGAAATGGAAATAAGAAGTGCTGCAGCTGAGCGTGAGCAGGCTCACATTGACAGGAACATCGCTCGTAAGCTCACGCCTGCAGAGCGTCgtgaaaagaaagagagaaagttATTTGATGATCCCAGCACGGTTGATACAATTGTTTCGGTTTACAAGATCAATGACCTTTCTCATCCCCAGGCCCGTTTTAAGGTTGATGTTAATGCCCAGGAAAACAGGCTGAGTGGATGTGCGATCATTTCAGAAGGTATAAGTGTTGTTGTCGTTGAGGGGGGTTCCAAAGCAATCAAGAGATATGGGAAGCTCATGCTTAAGAGGATTGATTGGACTGCTACTGTTGAAAAAGAAGACGAGgaagagaatgatgatgagaaagCATTCAACAAATGTCAGCTTGTTTGGCAGGGAAGCGTAGCTAAACCAAATTTCAACCGATTTTTCGTCCAAGAATGCAGAAGTGAAGCAGCTGCACGCAAATTCTTTTCTGATCACGGAGTTGCTCATTATTGGGATCTTGCAATCAACTTCACCACCGATGATCCTATGTAA